cgcacaaaaaCTATCAAGAGCCCTGACTCCCAACGCATCTATGTCGgaatcattcatgggtttaacAGCTGCTATGTTACGTATCATTTCCAAAGCGCGCTCCGCTTCGAGATCGAGAATATCATTAACTGATTTAGTGATTTCACTaccattactacctagtgaaacccCTAATTGATTTGCATTGTGAACAATCTCATCATTGGAAAAATGTAAAATCGAATTTGACGTGTTGACTGACATACCAGTAGAGACCTCAATGTCATGAAGCTTGGTCGCCTGCATAGCGCACCTTAGCTGCATGTCATCCACATCCGGCTGCTCCTGGAGATGACTGCTCATCCGCCGCCCCTCAGAAACAGGATCCGGGATCCCTCCAAAAGCAATGACCTCCTCCCGCGTGGCCCTATTTGGGGTGAGGCCTCCTGCCCAACCCCCAACAGAGCTCGACTGAACTGGAGCAGCCGAAAAATCACCAAGAGTCCTCGAAGCCTCCCGCGGCATCGGCCGGTGCCCGGATCCCAGAGACGCCACGGGATCCCCTCCAACCACGGATGCAGCAACCCGACCCGTGAACGTAACAACTGAAATAGGCGATGCCGCTGGAGCGGGGCCGCGCGGCGAAGCGATGAACGGTGAGCGGGGCTCATGGCCGCCAGCTCCACCCGACCCTCCAACCAGGGAAGCCGTCGCCGGTGACAGCGCCATAGGAGGCGTCGGAGGATGCATCGCTAGGGGGTAGAGAGGGATGCGCAGGCCTCCTGCACGCATGCCCCTCCGAGGTCCACCAGTGCAAGTGAAGAAATCGAGTAGGAGGGCCGGGCCACCTGCCCGCCACCTCCCGCCGAGGCGTCCAATGCGGCCGCCACCTCTAGCCTATGCAACAAAGATGAAGAGGGAGCAATGGAGGCCTCCTACCCACCGGCTCCTCCCTGTCCATC
This window of the Triticum aestivum cultivar Chinese Spring chromosome 5D, IWGSC CS RefSeq v2.1, whole genome shotgun sequence genome carries:
- the LOC123124240 gene encoding uncharacterized protein, translating into MRAGGLRIPLYPLAMHPPTPPMALSPATASLVGGSGGAGGHEPRSPFIASPRGPAPAASPISVVTFTGRVAASVVGGDPVASLGSGHRPMPREASRTLGDFSAAPVQSSSVGGWAGGLTPNRATREEVIAFGGIPDPVSEGRRMSSHLQEQPDVDDMQLRCAMQATKLHDIEVSTGMSVNTSNSILHFSNDEIVHNANQLGVSLGSNGSEITKSVNDILDLEAERALEMIRNIAAVKPMNDSDIDALGVRALDSFCADLAPSLPETEEDEGFGSPKASIHVDISEVNSSEPGLEDRREDQNKPKRKWKRKVYPVSAVHRSARIRTSKKIHDEI